In Mastacembelus armatus chromosome 4, fMasArm1.2, whole genome shotgun sequence, the following are encoded in one genomic region:
- the LOC113139835 gene encoding amyloid-beta A4 precursor protein-binding family A member 3 yields the protein MDSDVSSADQSASAPSGTQFSDTVCLDGASEVEVSRQSEAALPGSEVEELDTYNLIEPPPLDWRSDSSSEVDSADDSSCHCSVDDLEKPSPGESVLLPLDTSDTLTQLNINQQELMRNNAGPLQEVEVEVQEDNVVPNKEKRERVEDMGAHGENQDDATFRDYATEEEVANRGSGDEDHSRIHSLLSQLQLMGEERRPKYQTPPPYHCTSLSELEECASSQIKDNSTETTGLLFSENHQRDLLGLLQCTEIGATPHPTCLAHRGEVDAVVSVSYSQEDAQRFWGHHGNGHRWRHRDDSLGSLTDDEYPEPVWMKLGEEPPEVDAAAENEHSADDHPSYKDVPGPCDPEDLLDGVIFGAKYLGSTQIKSEKNPSTNARMAQAQEAVDRIKAPEGESQPMTEVDLFISTQRVKVLTADTQEAMMDHALQMISYIADIGDIVVLMARRKRKGQDDDSPTNSSSSSSRPQKKCLMICHVFSSEDAQIIAQAIGQAFGVAYQQFLQTNGIKASDLRPGEYSDYLENQELYNGDLAHFSDSQNLRDVVITKSAGEILGLAVVESGWGSILPTVVVANLLHGGPAERCGELSIGDRIMSVNGTSLVGLPITTCQNIIRDLKNQKYVKLSIVHCPPVTMAIIKRPDPKFQLGFSVEDGIICSLMRGGIAERGGIRVGHRIIEINGQSVVATPHDKIIQILTNAVGEIHLKTMPASTYRLLTGQEQPVFL from the exons ATGGATTCAGATGTCAGCTCTGCTGATCAGTCAGCCTCTGCACCGTCAGGCACCCAGTTTTCAGACACTGTCTGTCTTGATGGTGCCTCTGAGGTTGAGGTCAGCAGACAAAGTGAGGCAGCGCTGCCAGGTTCAGAAGTGGAGGAGCTGGACACATACAACCTGATCGAGCCTCCTCCATTAGACTGGAGGTCTGACTCATCCAGTGAGGTAGACTCAGCAGATGACTCCAGTTGCCATTGCTCTGTTGATGACCTGGAAAAGCCAAGTCCAGGTGAATCAGTGTTGCTACCACTGGACACGAGTGACACACTGACTCAGCTCAACATAAACCAGCAAGAGCTGATGAGAAATAATGCAGGGCCATTACAGGAGGTTGAGGTGGAAGTGCAGGAAGATAATGTAGTACCTAACaaggagaaaagggagaggGTTGAAGACATGGGGGCACATGGGGAAAACCAGGACGATGCAACATTTAGGGATTATGCCACTGAAGAGGAGGTTGCTAACAGGGGATCAGGGGATGAAGACCATAGCCGCATCCACAGTCTTTTGAGCCAGCTTCAGCTGATGGGTGAAGAACGTCGTCCTAAGTATCAGACACCACCTCCCTATCACTGCACAAGCCTATCTGAGCTGGAAGAATGTGCTTCCTCCCAAATAAAAGATAATAGCACTGAAACCACAGGGCTGCTCTTCTCTGAAAATCACCAGAGAGACCTGCTGGGGCTGTTGCAGTGCACAGAGATTGGAGCTACACCCCATCCCACCTGTCTGGCCCACAGAGGGGAGGTGGATGCTGTAGTGTCAGTTTCCTACAGTCAGGAGGATGCTCAGAGGTTCTGGGGGCATCATGGGAATGGTCATCGTTGGCGGCACAGGGATGACTCACTCGGTTCCCTGACTGATGATGAGTATCCTGAACCAGTGTGGATGAAGTTGGGAGAGGAGCCTCCAGAGGTGGATGCTGCAGCAGAGAACGAGCAT AGTGCTGATGACCATCCTTCATATAAAGATG TGCCTGGTCCTTGTGACCCTGAAGACCTGTTGGATGGAGTAATATTTGGTGCCAAGTACCTGGGCTCCACCCAGATCAAATCAGAGAAGAACCCATCTACAAATGCTCGCATGGCTCAGGCTCAGGAGGCTGTGGACAGAATAAAG GCTCCAGAGGGAGAGTCACAGCCTATGACAGAGGTGGATCTATTCATCTCCACACAGCGGGTCAAAGTGCTCACTGCTGACACACAG GAAGCCATGATGGATCACGCTCTACAGATGATCTCTTACATCGCCGACATTGGTGACATTGTGGTCCTGATGGCAAGAAGGAAACGTAAGGGGCAGGATGATGACTCGCCCACTaactcttcctcatcctcctcaagGCCTCAGAAGAAGTGCTTGATGATATGTCATGTCTTCTCCTCTGAAGAC GCTCAGATTATCGCCCAGGCTATCGGCCAGGCGTTTGGTGTCGCCTACCAGCAGTTCCTTCAGACCAATGGCATTAAAGCCAGTGATCTGAGGCCTGGCGAGTACAGTGACTACCTGGAAAATCAGGAGCTCTATAACGGAGACCTGGCCCACTTCTCTGACTCACAGAACCTCCGAGAT GTAGTGATCACCAAGTCTGCTGGAGAGATCTTGGGGCTGGCAGTGGTGGAGTCAGGCTGGGGCTCCATCCTGCCTACTGTGGTGGTAGCCAACCTCCTTCATGGGGGTCCTGCGGAGCGCTGCGGAGAGCTAAGTATAGGTGATCGCATCATGTCCGTCAACGGTACCAGTCTGGTGGGCCTGCCTATCACCACCTGCCAGAACATTATCCGT GacctgaaaaaccaaaagtATGTGAAGCTCAGCATTGTTCACTGCCCTCCGGTCACCATGGCGATTATCAAGCGGCCAGATCCCAAGTTTCAGCTGGGCTTCAGCGTGGAGGACGGCATT ATCTGCAGTCTAATGCGGGGTGGTAtagcagagagaggaggcatCCGTGTTGGACACCGCATCATAGAAATTAACGGGCAGAGTGTAGTCGCCACACCTCATGACAAGATCATCCAGATTCTGACTAATGCTGTCGGAGAG ATTCACTTGAAGACAATGCCGGCCTCAACGTATCGACTCTTAACAGGACAAGAACAGCCAGTGTTTCTTTGA
- the pex11g gene encoding peroxisomal membrane protein 11C: MQQSVESLVRLLESYRGRDKVIRTVCYGSQLVGGFLSRKAEADVSSHRLGRSLLLFSAQLSQCRTVLRLFDDLSMLSYSHSYGFGAEEEDAGVRWISVLTNVADQLYYPCEHIAWAADAELIKVKSDKWWLFSTVLWGVSLLLGIFRSFRILLLKKKQLRRCTGEGAGNSNPSQLCRQMRGEVLSVLSSMADLSNAIHWMPPGFLWAGQFPNWLVGLMGSISSVIGLIQMDTGSMDQLDST, from the exons ATGCAGCAGTCCGTGGAGTCTCTGGTCCGACTGCTGGAGTCCTACAGAGGAAGAGATAAAGTT ATCAGGACGGTCTGTTATGGCTCCCAGCTTGTTGGAGGATTCCTGTCCCGTAAGGCAGAAGCAGATGTTTCGTCCCACCGGCTCGGGAGaagtctgctgctgttttctgctcaGCTGAGCCAATGCAGGACGGTGCTGAGGCTGTTCGATGACCTCTCCATGCTGTCTTACTCCCACAGCTATGGGTTTGGAGCTGAG GAAGAGGATGCAGGCGTGCGTTGGATATCTGTGCTGACCAACGTGGCCGACCAGCTCTACTACCCCTGTGAACACATCGCGTGGGCTGCTGACGCTGAGCTCATCAAAGTGAAGTCGGATAAATGGTGGCTGTTCAGCACAGTGCTGTGGGGAGTGTCACTGCTGCTGGGAATATTCCG GTCATTTCGAATTCTGCTGCTGAAGAAGAAGCAGCTTAGGAGGTGTACGGGAGAAGGAGCTGGAAACAG CAATCCCTCTCAGCTCTGCAGACAGATGCGAGGAGAGGTTCTGTCCGTCCTCAGCAGCATGGCTGACCTTAGTAATGCCATTCACTGGATGCCACCTGGTTTTCTGTGGGCAGGTCAGTTCCCCAACTGGCTGGTTGGGCTGATGGGCTCCATCTCTTCTGTGATTGGTTTGATCCAGATGGACACTGGCAGCATGGACCAGCTGGACAGTACATAG
- the LOC113140059 gene encoding FYN-binding protein 1 isoform X2 produces MEESVDVKALRARFNSKVSTSESSRESSSPKSPRPGFGRAILPLTENDLAHHRLSPTPPPPLAGPGLVRFPRPEPMAASIPPRPVFPRLPPSPGVRASMQTSDASKVKQTGEMLQNMMLRSQRPPGPKATLAPAPAPAPAPSPTSTPLPLRQQPRQRSTGEVTPLRRPLPAEGPLPLKPKRPPIVNLEPFMKFSRRPAFPPKTKSDDSPGSVGKKMPLPGIISPPKPPQRSSKPSRLPHQIASVDIDDDDEDMYDDIASFEKNESYSDNSSQCIDGDGEEVYESIDEEQEEGKPVSAGMINTKEAKKQWEREKKEQMARQKKENELRKNFHLEGEVEVLHTARVRHDWHGEGKLDLSVRQDESVEILRVKNNPGGKWLARSLSGKYGYISNTCVDIDYEAVKRKVLQSRKFDASPLPPPPPDPPQMLNMNSSNIDSVLQDDDDYDDVQPLTEDFPPPPPEISIDPKIEKELKKKFKYEGPLKVLHTMMVDPNGTIKKPSGKDLHVCQGEILDVIQLTNNKKALCRNRFGKYGYVPRSLLLQMEGDIYDDVDYGGDIYDNDSSHTDY; encoded by the exons GAGGAGAGTGTTGATGTCAAGGCTCTGAGGGCCCGCTTCAACAGCAAGGTCAGCACCTCAGAAAGCAGCCGAGAAAGCAGTTCTCCAAAATCTCCACGACCTGGGTTTGGGAGAGCGATCCTGCCACTGACAGAAAACGATCTTGCCCATCATAGACTGTCTCCCACTCCACCACCTCCTTTAGCTGGCCCTGGCCTGGTAAGGTTCCCAAGGCCAGAGCCAATGGCTGCTTCCATTCCTCCCAGACCTGTCTTCCCTCGACTACCCCCCAGTCCTGGAGTCCGAGCCTCCATGCAGACTTCAGATGCCAGCAAGGTCAAGCAGACTGGGGAGATGCTACAGAACATGATGCTGAGGAGCCAGCGACCTCCAGGACCCAAAGCAACCCtggctccagctccagctccagcccCTGCCCCATCTCCCACCTCCACACCTCTTCCACTCCGACAGCAACCCAGACAGAGGAGCACAGGGGAGGTGACCCCACTTAGGAGGCCTTTACCTGCTGAAGGACCTCTGCCCCTAAAACCAAAACGGCCTCCCATTGTCAACCTGGAGCCCTTTATGAAGTTCAGTAGAAGACCTGCATTTCCTCCCAAAACGAAAAGTGATG ATTCCCCAGGctcagtggggaaaaaaatgcctttACCAGGAATAATCAGTCCGCCAAAACCACCACAGCGATCCAGCAAACCCAGCAGGCTGCCGCACCAGATCGCTTCTGT GGACATtgacgatgatgatgaggaCATGTATGATGACATTGCAAGCTTTGAGAAGAACG AATCCTACAGTGACAACAGTTCACAGTGTATTGATGGG GATGGTGAGGAAGTGTACGAGAGTATTGACGA GGAACAGGAGGAGGGGAAACCTGTCAGTGCTGGCATGATAAACACGAAAGAGGCAAAGAAGCAATGGGAGCGGGAGAAGAAAGAGCAGATGGCACGtcagaaaaaagagaatgagTTGAGGAAGAACTTTCAT TTGGAAGGGGAGGTGGAGGTTCTTCATACAGCCAGAGTCCGACATGACTGGCACGGAGAAGGAAAACTGGACCTTAGTGTGAGACAGGACGAGAGTGTGGAGATACTCCGAGTGAAGAATAACCCAGGAGGCAAATGGTTGGCTCGCTCTCTGAGCGGGAAAT ACGGATATATCAGTAACACATGTGTGGATATTGACTATGAGGCAGTAAAGCGCAAAGTGCTCCAGTCCAGAAAATTTGACGCTTCACCATTACCTCCACCACCTCCGGACCCCCCACAGATGTTAAACATGAACTCCAGTAACATAGACAG CGTACTTCAAGATGATG ATGACTATGATGATGTTCAACCCTTAACTGAGGATTTtcccccaccacctcctgaAATCAG CATAGATCCCAAAATCGAGAAGGagcttaaaaaaaagtttaag TATGAAGGGCCACTCAAGGTGCTGCATACCATGATGGTAGATCCTAACGGCACCATAAAGAAGCCAAGTGGGAAAgatctgcatgtgtgtcaggGAGAAATCCTGGATGTCATCCAGCTCACCAACAACAAGAAAGCACTGTGTCGCAACCGGTTTGGAAAAT ATGGTTATGTGCCCAGATCTCTTCTTCTTCAAAT GGAAGGAGATATTTATGATGATGTTGACTATGGAGGTG ataTCTATGACAATGACTCATCCCACactgattattaa
- the LOC113140059 gene encoding FYN-binding protein 1 isoform X1 — translation MEESVDVKALRARFNSKVSTSESSRESSSPKSPRPGFGRAILPLTENDLAHHRLSPTPPPPLAGPGLVRFPRPEPMAASIPPRPVFPRLPPSPGVRASMQTSDASKVKQTGEMLQNMMLRSQRPPGPKATLAPAPAPAPAPSPTSTPLPLRQQPRQRSTGEVTPLRRPLPAEGPLPLKPKRPPIVNLEPFMKFSRRPAFPPKTKSDADSPGSVGKKMPLPGIISPPKPPQRSSKPSRLPHQIASVDIDDDDEDMYDDIASFEKNESYSDNSSQCIDGDGEEVYESIDEEQEEGKPVSAGMINTKEAKKQWEREKKEQMARQKKENELRKNFHLEGEVEVLHTARVRHDWHGEGKLDLSVRQDESVEILRVKNNPGGKWLARSLSGKYGYISNTCVDIDYEAVKRKVLQSRKFDASPLPPPPPDPPQMLNMNSSNIDSVLQDDDDYDDVQPLTEDFPPPPPEISIDPKIEKELKKKFKYEGPLKVLHTMMVDPNGTIKKPSGKDLHVCQGEILDVIQLTNNKKALCRNRFGKYGYVPRSLLLQMEGDIYDDVDYGGDIYDNDSSHTDY, via the exons GAGGAGAGTGTTGATGTCAAGGCTCTGAGGGCCCGCTTCAACAGCAAGGTCAGCACCTCAGAAAGCAGCCGAGAAAGCAGTTCTCCAAAATCTCCACGACCTGGGTTTGGGAGAGCGATCCTGCCACTGACAGAAAACGATCTTGCCCATCATAGACTGTCTCCCACTCCACCACCTCCTTTAGCTGGCCCTGGCCTGGTAAGGTTCCCAAGGCCAGAGCCAATGGCTGCTTCCATTCCTCCCAGACCTGTCTTCCCTCGACTACCCCCCAGTCCTGGAGTCCGAGCCTCCATGCAGACTTCAGATGCCAGCAAGGTCAAGCAGACTGGGGAGATGCTACAGAACATGATGCTGAGGAGCCAGCGACCTCCAGGACCCAAAGCAACCCtggctccagctccagctccagcccCTGCCCCATCTCCCACCTCCACACCTCTTCCACTCCGACAGCAACCCAGACAGAGGAGCACAGGGGAGGTGACCCCACTTAGGAGGCCTTTACCTGCTGAAGGACCTCTGCCCCTAAAACCAAAACGGCCTCCCATTGTCAACCTGGAGCCCTTTATGAAGTTCAGTAGAAGACCTGCATTTCCTCCCAAAACGAAAAGTGATG CAGATTCCCCAGGctcagtggggaaaaaaatgcctttACCAGGAATAATCAGTCCGCCAAAACCACCACAGCGATCCAGCAAACCCAGCAGGCTGCCGCACCAGATCGCTTCTGT GGACATtgacgatgatgatgaggaCATGTATGATGACATTGCAAGCTTTGAGAAGAACG AATCCTACAGTGACAACAGTTCACAGTGTATTGATGGG GATGGTGAGGAAGTGTACGAGAGTATTGACGA GGAACAGGAGGAGGGGAAACCTGTCAGTGCTGGCATGATAAACACGAAAGAGGCAAAGAAGCAATGGGAGCGGGAGAAGAAAGAGCAGATGGCACGtcagaaaaaagagaatgagTTGAGGAAGAACTTTCAT TTGGAAGGGGAGGTGGAGGTTCTTCATACAGCCAGAGTCCGACATGACTGGCACGGAGAAGGAAAACTGGACCTTAGTGTGAGACAGGACGAGAGTGTGGAGATACTCCGAGTGAAGAATAACCCAGGAGGCAAATGGTTGGCTCGCTCTCTGAGCGGGAAAT ACGGATATATCAGTAACACATGTGTGGATATTGACTATGAGGCAGTAAAGCGCAAAGTGCTCCAGTCCAGAAAATTTGACGCTTCACCATTACCTCCACCACCTCCGGACCCCCCACAGATGTTAAACATGAACTCCAGTAACATAGACAG CGTACTTCAAGATGATG ATGACTATGATGATGTTCAACCCTTAACTGAGGATTTtcccccaccacctcctgaAATCAG CATAGATCCCAAAATCGAGAAGGagcttaaaaaaaagtttaag TATGAAGGGCCACTCAAGGTGCTGCATACCATGATGGTAGATCCTAACGGCACCATAAAGAAGCCAAGTGGGAAAgatctgcatgtgtgtcaggGAGAAATCCTGGATGTCATCCAGCTCACCAACAACAAGAAAGCACTGTGTCGCAACCGGTTTGGAAAAT ATGGTTATGTGCCCAGATCTCTTCTTCTTCAAAT GGAAGGAGATATTTATGATGATGTTGACTATGGAGGTG ataTCTATGACAATGACTCATCCCACactgattattaa